The Deinococcus terrestris nucleotide sequence TGTTGTAGCCCGCCAGGATGGGCAGCAGGAAATACAGCACCAGAAACGTCACGGTCATGATCACCGTGAAGCGGTTGCGCTCCGCGACCAGCTGGGTGTAGGCCGGGTTGTGCGGGGGCGCGGCAGCGGAGGGCAGACGGGAAACGGTCATGGGAGCCTCCTGGGGCACGGGAAGGCGGAAAGGGAGCGCGGCCAGGGGGGACGGGCAGCGCGGCTGAATTGGCAGGTCGCTTCGCAGATTAGGAGCCTCTTAACCTGAAATCAATAAACCGGGTGTAAGGTTTGCGTTTCTGGACCAGGAACAGTCCGGTGGGGCTAGGGTGCCTGGTTTGCCAATTGTCCAGCGGGGGGGGCGTATGGTGAGGGCTGTGCTTCTCGACCGGCTCAACCGGCCTCTGCGTGACCTGCGCGTCAGCGTGACCGACCGCTGCAACCTACGCTGCACGTACTGCATGCCCGCCGACGTGTTCGGGCCGGACTACGCCTTCTTGCCGCGCGAGGAGTTGCTCTCGTTCGAGGAAATCGAACGCCTGACCCGCGCCTTCGTCGCGCTGGGGGTCCGCAAGCTGCGCCTGACCGGGGGCGAACCGCTGCTGAGGCGCGACCTGCCGGAGCTGGTGGCCCGGCTGTCGGCCCTGGAGGGGGTGGAGGACGTGGCCCTCACGACCAACGGGTTGCTGCTGCCCCGCCTCGCGGCCGACCTGAAGGCGGCGGGACTGCGGCGCGTCACCGTCAGCCTCGACAGCCTCGACCCGGAGGTGTTCGGGCGCATGAATGGCCTGAACGTGGCCCCCGACCGCGTGCTCGACGGCATCGAGGCGGCGCTGCGGGCGGGCC carries:
- a CDS encoding DUF485 domain-containing protein; protein product: MTVSRLPSAAAPPHNPAYTQLVAERNRFTVIMTVTFLVLYFLLPILAGYNKPLMATKVFGNVTFGYVFAFAEFAMGWIMAAIYVVKARTFDRLAREATQ